CCAGTTCTTGAGGTGGGCGAAGCCGTGCTCGACTGGTGCGCGTCCGACGGCGAGTACGCGGTTGGCTTCCTTCTGGCCGGGAGTGAGCTTGTGGGTGCGGGCCTGTGGACGCGCGGATGACCTCCGCCGAGCCCCGTTCGCGGGTGGACCGGTGAGTGAGATCCCGCCGCACCCTCAAGTGTCGTGTCCGGACTTCTCGGACATCGCATACGACGGGCGTGATCGCCGTACAGTGGCCGCCATGGTGGGGAACGAGGGCCGGCTCGTGGCCGGCCGGTACCGGCTGACCGCGTTGATCGGCCAGGGTGGCATGGGTCGGGTGTGGCGTGGACAGGACGAGCGGCTGAACCGGCAGGTCGCGGTCAAGGAAGTGCTGCTGCCGGCGGGGCTGTCGGCCGGGGAGCGTGCGGAACTCATCCAGCGCACGGCTCGGGAGGCCGAGGTTGCCGCGAGGCTCGGACATCCGGGGATTATCACGGTGCACGACGTGGTGACCGAGGGGCAGGCGCCGTGGATCGTCATGGAGTACGTCTCCGGACCGTCGTTGGCCCGGCTCGTCGAGCGGGAGGGGCGGCTGACATGGCAGCGGGCCGCCGAGGTCGGTGCCCAGATGGCCGACGCCCTCGCGCACGCTCACGCCGAGAAGGTCGTGCACCGGGACCTGAAGCCCGACAACGTCCTGGTGCTGGAACGACGGACGGTCATCACGGACTTCGGGATCGCGAGGGTCCTCGACGGCTCGGCCGGCACACGGCTGACCCGGACCGGAGTCGTCATCGGGACGCCCCAGTTCATGTCGCCCGAGCAGATCGAGGGGCGGGAGGCGACATCTGCCGGAGACGTGTGGGCGCTCGGCGCCACGCTCTACGCCGCCGTCGAGGGGACGGCGCCCTTCGACGCACCGAACCTGACCGCCCTCTTTCACGCGATCCTCAGCAAGGCCCTCCCGCCGCCCCGCCACGCGGGACCGCTCGCTCCGCTTCTGGAATCCATGCTCGTGAAGAACGCGGACGAGCGGCCCCGCGCCGCCGTAATCGCCCGCCGGCTGGGTGAACTCCAGGGACGGCGACCGTCCACCGCCACGGCGGGAGAACAGCCGCCCGAGCCACCCCGTCCGGTCGCTCGGCTATCCACCGTCACCGCCCCGGCGCGCGTCCCGCAGCAGGCCGTAGGCACGCCGCCGGTGCATCCGCCCACCGAGCTCGACTCCCCCGCCCCGCCGCGACCGCCGGCCCGTGTGGTCCCGGAGGTGCGGCCGATGGCGGAGCCGCGCCGGCGGGCGCTGCTCCTCGCGGGCGCCGCGGCGCTCACCACGGTGGCGGGCGGCGGATGGTGGGCGTGGAAGGCCGGTGGGCAAGGAGAGTCCGGCCGCGCCAGCGACACACGGCTCTCCGGTCACACCCGAGGTGTCTACGCCTTGGATTTCAGCCCGGACGGCAGGTACCTCGCCACCGGGAGCGAGGACCGTACCGCGCGCCTGTGGAATGTGGCCACGCGAAAGTCGACGATCCTGGCCGACGATGACGGGCCCTTCTGGGCGTTGGCGTTCAGTCCCGACAGCGCTCTCCTCGCCGGAGGCAGCGACGATGGCACCATCAGTCTGTGGAACGTGGCGGCCGGAACGCGCGTCGCCACCCTCAAGGGGCTTGAGGACGACGTGGTAGCGGTCGCCTTCAGCCCTGACGGAAAGACCCTCGCGAGCCGCGGAGTCGAGTCCGCCGTCGCGCTGTGGAACGTCGGGAGCCGTCGGCTCGAAAGCGAGCTCGAAGGCCACACCAGCAGGGTGTCGTCCCTGGCGTTCAGCCCTGACGGCAGGGTCTTGGCCAGCGGCGCCTGGGACAACACCGTGCGCTTGTGGAACGCGCACAGCCGTGCGCCGATCGGCACACTGACGGGTCACACCAACTACGTCAGCTCGGTGGCGTTCAGCCCCGACGGCAGGACGCTGGTCAGCGGGGGCTGGGACAGTACCGTGCGCCTCTGGAGCACGATCGGCCGCGAGATGACCGGGACGCTGAGCGGTCACACCGAAGTCGTCCGGGCCGTCGCGTTCAGCCCGAACGGGAAGACCGTAGCGAGCGCGGCCGAGGACGGCTCGGTCCGGCTCTGGGACGTGGCCGGGCCGCAGACCGCGGGGGTCGTTCTGTCCGACCATGCCGGAGCACTGTGTACGGTCGCGTTCAGCCCCGACGGGAAGATGGTGGCCAGCGCCGATACGGCCGTGCGGTGGTGGAGCGTCGTGTGACATCCGCCTGCCCCGCCCGTCGGTGGCCGGCGGAGCCCGCGGCGCCCTTGGTGTCGCGAAGGACTGCGATGGCTGGTCCTCCGTCGGGGACGGCCAACCTCCTGCTCGACTACCTCCAGGCCCTGCCCGCCAACACCCCTGCCATCAAGCAGAACTTGCCCTGGCTCTTCCCCGGCCGCCGCCCGAGCCAGCCCATGAATCCCGGCACTTTGCGCGACGCGCTGCGGAAACTCGGCGTCCCGGCCGAGAAGGGCCACACCTCGGCCATCCGCCAGCTCGTCCTCCTAGGGCCTGTCCGATGGGTCGTATGAGCTGATCAGGGACGTGGCCTACTGTTCGCGGAACGAAGGGGGCCGCATGGCGCGCGATACAGCCGAAGCAGAGGCGGGGATAAAGGGGATCACGTTTCCTGCCTGGCACGGAAAGCACTACGTGACGCTGGCTGAGCTGCTGGTTCGCCTCGGCAGCTTCGGCCTAGACCTGACGTGGCGCGTCGAGTTCGACGAGATCGTCGATCCTCGCTGTGTCGAGATGGAGAGACGGTCCGCCGACGCCGGCATGGACACGTTGACATTGTTGTCGCTGACGACCCCCTTCCTCCAGCTGATCGATGCCGAGGCACGTGGGTTCGCCGGGGACGAGCTGGTGCTCGTCCTGACCGAGTTCGACAGCTCCGTGTGGGACGTCAGGGCTGTTGACGAGCGCGTACTCAGCGAACTTCGCCACCACTACCCGGGTGCCCAGGACCTCTGAACGGGGCACTTCACTCCGGACGGAGCCATAGGCGGATCGCTGCCACGGTGACCGTTCCGTGGACGACGTACGCCCGTTTGTCGAAGCGCGTGGCGACGGCGCGGAAGTTCTTGAGCCGGTTGATGGTCCGCTCGACTTCGTTGCGGCGGCGGTAGATCGCCTTGTCGAACCCCGTAGGTCGGCCGCCTTGGTTTCCGCGGCGGTGGCGGTTGGCCCGCTGGTCTCTCGGCTCGGGGATCGTGTGCTTGATCTGGCGTATGCGCAGGTGACGCCGGTTGCGGCGTGACGAGTACGGCTTATCGCCACCGACATGGTCGGGCCGGGTGCGCGGTCGTCCACCAGCCTGCCGGGGCACGCGGATCTCTTCCAGGACGGGAATCATCTGCGGTGCGTCCCCCCACTGGCTGGGCGTGATGACAAACCCGAGCGGGCGGCACCCGCCTTCAACGGCAAGGAGGATCTTGCTTGTGAGCCCGCCTCGCGAGCGTCCCAGGGCCTCATCGGGACCGTGACGTGCAGGGCTCCTGCGCCGACCCGGGATCTTCGGGGCGCGGGTGGAGGCGCCGGCCGCGTGCTGATGAGCGCGGCAGGTCGTGGAATCGAGGCTGACCATGCTCCAGTCGATCCGGCCCTCGGCATCGGCGTCGGCCTGGACGGCCCGCAGGATTCTCCCACGTGCCGTCCGCCGACCACCTGCGATGACGGTCGTGGACCGTCTTCCAACTACCGAAGCAGGGAGGCAGGTCTCGCCAGGGGAGGCCGGTCCGCTGCCGGAAGAGAATCCCGTTGATCACCCGACGGTGGCATTGCCCGCGTCCACCCCGCCCATGATTCGTCGGCAAGTGCGGCTCCAGCCGAGCCCACTCTTCATCCGAAAGATCTCCCCGCCCCATGTCCCACGGAACGAGTTCCCGGCAGGAGCGTCACACGACCCATCGGACAGCCCCTAGCCGTCGATAGCAGGAAGATCCTCGTCACGCCTCTCCCAGGACCGGCCGCCCGCACCCTGGAACAACTACACGCCCGAGCGACTCCCCCCGAAAACTGTCCCTGACAGTTATTCAAATACGGGCCCCCGCCGTGCCTGTGTACTGGCGCTGGACACCGACCGTGCGGGTGCCCTTCTTCACGTCCCCGGTCTCGTCGACCACCAGCACCGCCTGGTCGTCGTGGAGATGCTCCACCACGTAGTCGCACACCTCGTCGCGCACCTGGTCGGCGTCCCATTTGGCCCGGCCCAGCAGGTGCTGCATCCCGTCAGGAGTCGCCTCACCGGCCCACTCGGCGATGGTCCAGCAGTTCTTGCGCGGCAGGTCCGACAGCAGCCCGAGCACCAACTGCCGTACCCGTCGCCGGGGCTCGACCCGCACGAACCGTCCCGCGATCCGGCCTATCAGGACCTCGAACACCTCCTGCCAGCGGGCAGGGTCTACGCTGTGACCTGCGGCCACCGCATGATCTTCAGTCTTCACACACCGATGATCAGCGGTGGCCGCAGCCATCTCCGCAGCGGCCCCCACCAGCAAGATCACGAACTGTGGCCGGGCGGTCGAACAACCGCTCCGCAGCGCCGGCGATCACCGCGCCAGTAGTCCGTCCAGCGCGGCGCCAAGTGCGGCGGCGTCGCGGAAGTGGATCGCAGCGATCCCCAAGTCGCGGGCGGCAGCGACGTTCACGGCCCTGTCGTCGATGAACACGGACTCCCCAGGGGCGATACCCATAAGGTCGAGTGCCCTGGTGAACGCCGTCGGTTCGGGCTTGGTGGCCCCGAGCCGGCAGGAGAAGAGCAGGGCATCGAAATGGGAGGCGACCTGGGGGAACTGGTCTGGGAGCGCGTCCAGGAGCAGGTGGTCGTTGTCGGTGAGCAGAGCGGTGTGGAGCGGACGCAGGCTGCCCGCCAGCGCGAGCACGTCCGGATCTGGCTCGAATGCGCTGCACCAGATCTCCTGGAGTGCCTGGATGTTCCCAGGGAACCCCAGCTTCTCTCGTATCGTGCGGTGGATCTCGGAGGAGGCGTCGAGGCCGAGATCCCACCGCGAGATGAGACCCGATGCGTAGAGTTCGCTCTCCACCCGCTCGGGAGGGACCCCGCATGCCTCGCCGAGAGCGGCAAGCCGTCGCTGTCGATGGAATCGGCAGACGACACCCCCGAGGTCAAAGAAGATCACCTTTGGATGCATGCGCTGACGATAGCCGCCCCGCCGCACCAGCAGGCGATCTTGCTCGATCACTTCTCCGGCGCTGGGGCAGCGCAGCCGCGAACCTTGCCAGTCCACAGTACCGACGAGCCCGTGATCACGATCTACGGCTGGAGTACTACAGTAACCAGCCCGGGCAGGAGGCGATCCCGCTTGAGGGCACTGGTGAGCGGGATGCCGAGGATCGCTTCCGAGGTGACCCGGTGAATGACGCCCGGCCGTTTCCCGGCCGGGCGTAGAAGGCGCCGCACGAGGGTGACGGCGATGCCTGAGATCTCGGCGATGTCCGTGGCCGACAGACCCGTCTCCTGCAACTGGCAGGCATGGGCAGTGGCATCGGTTGCGGGGACCCGGGCGGGTCGGCCGGCTCTCAACTCCCTTGTCCGCCGGGCACGGTCCCGTCGGGCAGCGGCTATGCACTCGGGGCGCGCGCAGCCGTAGTCGGCGCAGGAGGGGCTGCCGTGCCTCACACGCGACCGGATCGGCTTGCGACCCTTGCCCTCGGGAATACGGCGAGGTGAAGGCGCTGGGAGAGTTGGTGAATCCATACCGTCGCAATTCTGCCCGCTCTGCGTCCCGTCGTCGCCTGTCATGCCGGCCGTTCCGTAGGGCCGGCTGGTCCTACGGAACCCCGATCACCTCGCCGGGGCCTGCGCCCAGCTCGCCTGTCTGGATCAGCCGGCCGTCGTCTCCCCCGCGCCGAGCCGGACCCTGATCCGCATCATCGCCAACGTCGACCCGGACCACGACCGCCCGACCCGGCTCCGGGAACGACACTCCGAGCACCGCCGCGTCCAAGCCCTGACCGCCCTCGCCGCCAACCCGCACACCCCTCGAACGCCGCCGTCACCGACGTCCTGGACGGGCTGCACCCTGCGGAGCGGGCCGGCGGCCCCGACTGGTTCCTGGGCGCGGTAGCTGGCGTCCCGGTCGCCGCGGACGAAGACGACGGTGTGCTGCGGCTGGTGAGCGACGACGAACTGGCCGAGCACCCCGACCCCGCGGCAGTCCTGCAGTCCTGGCTCGACTCCCCCGCCACTGGTGAGATCCTCTCCCGCTCCGAGATCTACCGGACGGTCATCAAGTCCCGCCACCCCACCCGGGAACACCTGCTCCAGATCCCCGCCGACGAGATCCTCTCCCGCAACGACCCCGAGGTCGCGCTGAAGATCCTGCTCGACCGCTGCGGCCGAAGCGCTGTCCGGTGGGCGGCGCTCTCCGCCGCCATGACGTCTCCGCGGACACGATCCCTACTCCGCCCACCGGCACCCCGGGGGCCGGCGCGTCGTTCGGAGGCGTCTTCCGCGCCAACCCCGCCCTGGACCTGCGCGTCGCCGCCGAGCGCCAGGAGCAGGTGGACGACTGGCTCCGCCAGTTCGGCCTGGACGCCGGCCTGTCCGGAATGGAGGCCCTCGTCGAGCGCTACCGGGCTACCACCCCGCCGCCGGCGTCACCCGCCGGAGCCGATGACGCCGGCGATGAAGTGCTGGGCGCCGAGCACGGGTCGAACATCTACAGACGGGCGACGCGGCCGCTGACGCCGCGCCCGATGGCGATAACTGGATACGGAATTCGAGAGGGGTCAGGTCAGGGATTTCCACATACGGGAGGCTACATCCGCCGACTACCTGGTCCCCAGCGGCTCATGACTGCTTCGCTTCTCGTGCACAACTCCCGGGCGGCGTCCGCGGCCTTCCCTCCGCCATCCACCGCTCCCTTTCCGTCGACCGCGTGCCGCGCCCCGACCCTACGCCGCGCCCCCGTCAGAAGGTTGAGCGGTTCAGAGCTCAGCGAACGAGCCTCATGTCGGCTCGGTGCGGCGCACGATCTCCTCTCACAGCCCGTGTGTCCGTGAGCGAGAGCTTCTTGACCGTTGAGGGACAGCCCTTAGGGGATATCACCGGCCTTTCCCGGATCGGCCGCATTTCGCCTCCGCTCGGCGTCTCGGTTACGGCACCATGGCGATCCCCCGGGGTGCCGGGGCAGAAGGCTTGGGGGATCCGTGACACGGATGCACAGCGAGCAGGAGCCCGAGAACCCCGGGAACGCAGCGGAGGCGGAAGCGGAGGCACTCGTCGCCGGCTCCGAACTGGAGCCCGCGCCCGAGGCCGGGGAGGAGTCCGAGGCCGGAGCCGCGCCGGGGGCCGAAGCAGGAGCGGGGGACGGGGCCGGCTCCGAACCGGAGGCTGCGCACGAGGCCCTGGAGGAGTCTGGGCCCGGGGCCGGCTCGGAAACGGAGCCCGCGTTGGAAGCCGGAGGCGGCGGGGCGTTGAGCGGGCGGTGGTGGCGGGCTGTGGGGTTGGGGGCCGTCGGGATGGTGCTCAGTGCCGTCGTCGCCGCGGTCGTCTCGGCGTACCTCGACGTCTGGTCCGTACGCGAATCCCTCCCCGGGGCCCCGCGGATCACCGCCGGCTCCGAGGTCTGGTGGGACCTGATGCAGGACCGCCACCTGGTGCGGTCCGCGCCCGGCTCGGCATACGACAAGGAACCGGTGCCCCACGGCGACGCCCAGGAGACCCTCGTCCGCATGGTCGACGAGGGCGGGACCGACGCCGGCATGATGCGGGTCCGTCTGATCCTCACCAACTTCACCCGGACCCCCGCCACCATCACCTCCGTCCGCGCCCGCATCGAGCGCACGCGCCCCGCGCCCGCCGGCCCGCTCTACTACTGCGGTGGAGCCCAAGGGGGAGCCGAGGTCAGCCGGGTACTCCTCGACCTGTCCACTCCGGAGCGGCCGGCCATGGAACAGGACGCCGAGCGCCGCCTGACGGCGCAGTACCCGAGCACCAAGGTCCAGGTCGCGGCGCAGGGGGAGCCGGCTTACTTCGACATCGAGGTCAGGACGGGCAACGCGAAGGGCGCGTCCGCCTCCGCCCTCGCCTACGAGTTCGTACTCGACGTCACTTACACGCAGGGCGACCAGCTGCGGCACCTGCTCGTGGACAAGGCCGGGCGCCCGTTTGTCCTAGCCCAGGGGACGGACGACTGGAAGCAGGGATTCCACTGCGTCGGCTACAAGTGGAACGCGGCATGACGCCCGGGAGGGCGAGAGTCCGACGCCGCTCCACCGTCATCATGGCCGCCCTCGTCCTCGCCCTGTGCTCCGCCCTCACCGTCACGCTGCTGCGTTCGCCGGCCCCCGCCGCCGGCCCGTTCGCGACCGGTGCCCCGCTGCTGGGGAACGAGGAGTCCTGGATGGCCACGCTTGCGGAGCCCGGCCGGCGGCCTCCGGGCGAGCTGATGCGCGACGCGCTGGGGTGCGTCCCGCTGTTCCAGTGGGCCACCGGGGCCCGCGCCGTACCCCGCGGGCAGGTCACGCTCGCCTACTCCGTCGGTGCGTCCCCGTCCCGCGCGGCCCTCGTCCGGGGGATCCGCGTGGTCAAGGGGCCGGACGTACCTCTCCCGCGCGGCGACGACGTCGCGTGCGCGGGGCAGGTCGCGGACGAGCGGCTGGCCGCCGTGACCGCGGCCCGCGGCAAGCCGGTCCAGCCGGTCCGTCTCTCCCTGGACGGCCTCGCCCGGGGCGAGGCCGGCTCCCGTGAAGAGGCCCCGCTCCCCGTCCGGGCGGGCGGCACGGCCACCGGGCTGGTCACCGTCATGACGGCCGCCTGCTCCTGCGCGTGGTGGGTCGAGCTGGACGTGGAGGAGAACGGCGGGCTGGTCACCGTGCGGGTGGACGACGACGGCCGGCCCTTCACTCTCGCACCGCCGACAACCCCCCTCGCCACCTCCGCCGACCAGGAGCTCATGGCGCAACGACCCCTGTCCCGCGCCGCCGGCGACCCGCAGCCGCCGCGGGCCGGGATCTCCGCGGCGGCCACGCTGGTCCCGGCGTCCGAGAGCCGGCAGGCGGAGTCCGACGTGCCGCTGGACCCGGCGGCCGCCGTCGGAGGCGAGGCGCGCCTCGGCCGCGTGGGCTGTCGCCGCATGTACGAATCCGTGGTGCGCGCCGGAGGCGTCCCGGCCGGTGATCACGAGATTCAGCTGGTGGTCACCGCCCCCGCCGGCCTGGAGGGGGCCGTACTGGACGCGCGCGTACGGCTCGCAACGGTCCGTCTCGATGCCGAGCAGCGCTACCGCTACGCGTGCTCGCGCGCCGGCGTGAACCCGCACACCCACGCCGCCAGGCAAGCCGGTACGCCCGAACTGAGTCCCCACACCCTCATGCGCGGCCATCCCCGGCAAGGGGTCGGCCTCTCCGTGCCGCTCGCCACCGACGAGCCGTTCTCCTTCCGCCCGACGGGCCTGAACGGAGTGCCGCGCCCGGACGGCCGGGGCGCGTACGGCACCGCCGGTGTCATCGTGCCCCAAGTGGCCACCTTCGGCCTGACGGTGGAGGTGACCGTCACCCTGCCGACCGGCGAACGGGCCGACTTCACCCTGACCGACCACGGCGAACCGTTCCTGCTCGGGCCGGCCACGGACATGATGACCCCGGCGCACCGGGAGCAGTACCACGAGCCGAACTCAGGCCCGGGAGTGCACTACAACGAGGAGCTCATCTCCCGGCCGCATCCGGGGTGACGAACGCAGGCAGGCGCTTGCCGCCCATACGCATCACGACATCGCCGTAGTAGCGAATGCCGACTGGGCCCGTCTTTTCGGGCTTCAGCTAGTCCACCCCCGCGTCGGCGGGGAACACCGCATCCTGAGCGTCTGCTTGACTCTCTGACCGTCGCCCCGGCCCCGGCAGCAACACCCTGATCTGCACGAGCCTGTCGGAGCGGGCCAACGTCGGGACCGCGGCGCGGTGTGCACCCCAGTTCCTTCAACGACCCAAAGGCCGATCTCGCCCTGCCGCCCGCGGAGGTCGCCGACCACGCGACACTGCTGGTGGGCGCCAGCTGACTCGCTGGCACCATCGGCAGAGGGCGGAACGGGCAGCTGTCCCTCGGCTGTCTGCTGTAAGGGTCCCGGTACGACCGCTTCCTGCGCGTCCCGCCCGTTGAACGCGTCGTGTCTTTCGTGGCCACAGCCAGGCTCTCGCCGGAGGAAGCGGGAAGCGGCGAGCGGCCGTTCTACCGGACCTCGGGCAGTGACCTCAGCGAACTCCACCAACGTCTGGCGGCCTTCGCTCCAGCCCCGGGGACGTTGCGGGGCCGCACGTACGGCATGTGCTTCAACGACCTTGTCGACATCGTCTACACGGACAGAGTGTCTGCCGCCCTGAACGCGGCGGACGATACCGAGGTCTCGGTAGCCCTGCGACCCGGCGAAATCGATGCCCTGCGGCACTGCCTGGAGTTAACCCAGACGCACGCCGCCGGGCTACTCGGGGCATACGCCGGCCTTCTGGCCGACGACCTGGACAACCGCCGCCAGTTCACCGCGGCGTCCTCCCCCCGGGCGATGGAAGCCGCCCGCTCGATCCGCCGGCAGTTGCGCGACCGGCAGCAGCGCGGGAAGTAGTCACCGACGATCGCGGACCGTTGGAATCCTGGGCTCGCGGGTAGCCAAGCCGGGGTTCAGGCACAGTGCTGCGACCGCAGGCTGGCGGGAGCTTGCCGGAGGGCCGACACCAGGGCAAGAACGCGATCGGCGAGCCCGTTCAGCTGCTGCTATGCCGCAAAGAATCTCTCAGCGTTCTTCCTGCGCATCGGTGCGTGCCGTTCAGGGGGAGCACTCGACTGTGTTGCGGTGTATCGAGGAAACTCTCCGTGACGCTCGATACGCTGGACGGCTGAAGGCGATCTACCTACTCTTCTGCCCGGGGGCGCTGTTCTGCGGGCGTGAGGGCTGGGTTGTGCTGGCGAGGGGGCTGGCGATGGGCATTGACAACCGGCAGATCCAGACGGCCGTTCTGGCGGATCCCGAGTCCGATGATCCGGTGGTCTGCCCGACGGAACCCGACGATCTCGACGAGTTCCGCGAGGAGTTCCACGGGACCACGTTCTGGTGCGGGGTCCTCCTGGGCGGATGCGGCGGCCAGCTCCTGACGAGGCGGGGCAACGTCCGCGTCAGCCACTTCGCCCACTTCCCCGACCCCGACGGGCTGCTGCCCCAGTGCGGCCGCCGCTCCCCAGGCGTCGCGAGCGCGGACCACCTGTACGTGCGGGCCGCCACCCAGACGTGGCTGCGCGGTCAGGGACACACCCCACGCTACCGCTACCTTGGCCGGGACAACGCACCGGTCGGTTCCCTCGTGGAGATCGAGCTGGGCGGCCACACGCTGCTCCTGCACATGGACAGCACCGCGCCGCCCGACTGGAACGCCGCGGAGACTGGCGACATCATCCTCGGCCCCGGTGTCCGGGTCGATGACCACACCCTGGCACGCCGGGGCTACGTCAACCGCGTCAGGTTCGTCAGCGAGGGCAACCAGCGAGTCATGGTCCTGGGCACCGAGATCCCCCATATGGGCACCGACTGGGACTTCGAGCTCGCGGACTGCACCGTCGACGGGCAAGGCCGGCTCATCACCCCCGTTGTCACACGCCTGCGGGCCGCACGCGCCGCCGAAGGACAGAGCCCGTTACCGCGGCCTCGCCGCGAGCAAGAGGAAGGGCCGGTACAGATCGGCGCTCTGACCCGGCTCATCAACACCGCCGTACGCACGAAGGAGACTGGCGCCGTCCGTCAGTTGAGGGACACCGCCGCGCTTCAGGTGCCCCGCTGTGAGGGGCAGGCGCTTGAGCATCTGCAACACGCGATCGACCACGCGAACGACTGGATCAACCAGCAGGACCGTGCCCGCCGACGGCTCTTCGCCGACCTCGACGCAGCAGTCCGCCACGGTCACGTCCTCGTGGTCTCGACGCTGATTCCACAGATCAGAAAGTTCATCCAGCGCGACGAGGCCACCGCGCAGGAGACGGACATCCTTGATACCGCCGACACGTTCCTTCGAAAGGCACGTCGGCGTGCTGCCCAGCAACGCCGGGAAGCAGACGAACGCCGTGCGACAGCGACCCGAGAACGGGAAGCACGTCATGCGGCACGGGCCGAAGAGCAGAACAGACGTCACGCGGCTGAGGCCCAGGAGCGGGAAGCACAGCTCGTGACACAGGCCCACGAGCGCAAAGCGCGCAACAGAGCCCGGGGCCAGGTCCAGAGCATCACCGGCCGTCTACGCCGCGAGGAACTGTCTGCCGCACAGCAGGAACAGCTCGTTGAGGAGCTGGTGCTTGCGGCGAAGGAGGCCGGGGACCTGCTGACCACAGCTGAACAACGCAAGGTGGAGGAGTGGACGGAACGCCTCTCCTCACCCGCAAGAGGACAGGAAGAGAGCGAGACTACGTCCCCGGCCGCGCAACCGCAACAGGACACGATCACGGATCCTGCCCAGCTGCCGACACATCTCGTTCCCGCCGCGGCCGCTGTCCGCGGAGCCTTGAAAAAGGCGGCGAGGGAGCGGACAACGACCAGCTGGAACCGACTGGAACACCAGCTCGGCTCCGCACTACCCTCTCTCAGCAACAACGAACGCGTCCAGGTACTGGTCCGGATCGACCATTCCACCGCCGGCGACGAGCCGCTCCTGTCCTCCCTACTGGCGGCAGGCGACCCGCTTTTCACCCACCAGTACTACCGGCATGTCCTCTACGCACTCGGCCTAGATGCCCCAGACGACGA
Above is a window of Streptomyces sp. NBC_01426 DNA encoding:
- a CDS encoding WD40 repeat domain-containing serine/threonine protein kinase; its protein translation is MVGNEGRLVAGRYRLTALIGQGGMGRVWRGQDERLNRQVAVKEVLLPAGLSAGERAELIQRTAREAEVAARLGHPGIITVHDVVTEGQAPWIVMEYVSGPSLARLVEREGRLTWQRAAEVGAQMADALAHAHAEKVVHRDLKPDNVLVLERRTVITDFGIARVLDGSAGTRLTRTGVVIGTPQFMSPEQIEGREATSAGDVWALGATLYAAVEGTAPFDAPNLTALFHAILSKALPPPRHAGPLAPLLESMLVKNADERPRAAVIARRLGELQGRRPSTATAGEQPPEPPRPVARLSTVTAPARVPQQAVGTPPVHPPTELDSPAPPRPPARVVPEVRPMAEPRRRALLLAGAAALTTVAGGGWWAWKAGGQGESGRASDTRLSGHTRGVYALDFSPDGRYLATGSEDRTARLWNVATRKSTILADDDGPFWALAFSPDSALLAGGSDDGTISLWNVAAGTRVATLKGLEDDVVAVAFSPDGKTLASRGVESAVALWNVGSRRLESELEGHTSRVSSLAFSPDGRVLASGAWDNTVRLWNAHSRAPIGTLTGHTNYVSSVAFSPDGRTLVSGGWDSTVRLWSTIGREMTGTLSGHTEVVRAVAFSPNGKTVASAAEDGSVRLWDVAGPQTAGVVLSDHAGALCTVAFSPDGKMVASADTAVRWWSVV
- a CDS encoding HAD family hydrolase, translating into MHPKVIFFDLGGVVCRFHRQRRLAALGEACGVPPERVESELYASGLISRWDLGLDASSEIHRTIREKLGFPGNIQALQEIWCSAFEPDPDVLALAGSLRPLHTALLTDNDHLLLDALPDQFPQVASHFDALLFSCRLGATKPEPTAFTRALDLMGIAPGESVFIDDRAVNVAAARDLGIAAIHFRDAAALGAALDGLLAR
- a CDS encoding transposase family protein, producing MSLTGPPANGARRRSSARPQARTHKLTPGQKEANRVLAVGRAPVEHGFAHLKNWRALTKLRTNPARATHLLRALLILTNLEINR
- a CDS encoding IS5 family transposase (programmed frameshift), translated to MGRGDLSDEEWARLEPHLPTNHGRGGRGQCHRRVINGILFRQRTGLPWRDLPPCFGSWKTVHDRHRRWSADGTWERILRAVQADADAEGRIDWSMVSLDSTTCRAHQHAAGASTRAPKIPGRRRSPARHGPDEALGRSRGGLTSKILLAVEGGCRPLGFVITPSQWGDAPQMIPVLEEIRVPRQAGGRPRTRPDHVGGDKPYSSRRNRRHLRIRQIKHTIPEPRDQRANRHRRGNQGGRPTGFDKAIYRRRNEVERTINRLKNFRAVATRFDKRAYVVHGTVTVAAIRLWLRPE